One window of the Granulicella arctica genome contains the following:
- a CDS encoding CHAT domain-containing protein, giving the protein MNLRRLLNSILYGPLLLFCPLLLAQDAALEQRTPHQLQASGIAKIDQWTAYVRRTGDATSTLSDLSSADSDLQGSLALFLQKQDLSDAAWSAMKIADIHRLTNQWVKAVSGYQAAIGYAKTANRSDYETKALARLAYAELKAASSSSALDHAREAVRLGEHCGNAAFYFEALDVAAEAELQQQNLVAAAADLDRAIALKDQVSDKQQLYLGFADRGDIYNEIATRCDYKRTYQVCSDALAKAESDYTTAIAITTELGYDFISQLFRQIVKGIDDRRAILQQRQSGDRLAETVNLFNPQKANDVLVSQTFNSSRLNATDLALIEQTDRELRASMTRLQQQGLLVQDLNPVDSYMRGLIQESGGNNEAALTAYLKAVDLLEQDRRTLRDEGERGSFLEDKVKYYEYPAFLYLQRKQYAEAFALFEQSRTRVLADMLASRPLRLRTPNERVLFAKLQTQRATIAAQQKTLFDLTSAGDREQHADQIVRLESSISRDQQQYQALTHRISVETPNLQELASSTPVTLDMVRQAAAAGHYDVLYYVVEDTSLLLWHINGSETQVLNVFLPHAQLARKVKALRESVKPSGDNRPAPFDEKAANELYLFLIQPALPYLKSEHLLIIPQEELATLPFQALHNPETGKYLGETFEVSSAPSATILSTLKSRANIKSGRLLAVADPEQHNAAEEVRSIGALYPGRSRVVALQPVTKAELMPWINNYDLIHLSVHGRFNDKDPLLSFLQFSPTASDDGHLSAAEMFGLPLQRDSLVVLSACESGVVEETHSSEVLGMERSLLYAGAGSLVLSLWQVDAGSTRIWMETFYREAQTKPPATAAKLALLAVKARPEYSHPFFWAPFMMTGK; this is encoded by the coding sequence GTGAACCTGCGTCGACTTCTGAACAGCATCCTGTATGGGCCGTTGCTGCTCTTCTGTCCACTGCTCCTGGCTCAGGATGCCGCTCTTGAACAACGCACTCCCCACCAACTGCAGGCAAGCGGGATTGCGAAGATCGATCAATGGACCGCCTACGTCCGTAGGACAGGCGACGCGACGAGCACGTTGTCGGATTTGTCTTCGGCCGACTCCGACCTGCAGGGCAGCCTGGCCCTATTCCTGCAGAAGCAGGACCTCTCGGATGCGGCGTGGAGTGCGATGAAGATCGCGGACATCCATCGCTTGACGAACCAATGGGTTAAAGCGGTATCCGGGTATCAGGCGGCGATTGGTTACGCTAAGACAGCTAATCGTTCGGATTACGAAACGAAGGCTTTGGCTCGTCTAGCCTATGCCGAGTTGAAGGCGGCTAGCTCCAGTTCAGCGTTGGATCATGCTCGCGAAGCTGTTCGTCTCGGGGAACATTGCGGCAATGCTGCATTCTACTTTGAGGCGTTGGATGTGGCTGCCGAAGCGGAGCTGCAACAGCAAAACCTGGTAGCGGCGGCGGCCGATCTGGATCGGGCTATCGCTTTGAAGGATCAGGTTTCAGACAAGCAACAACTGTATCTTGGCTTTGCGGATCGTGGCGATATCTACAACGAGATCGCGACAAGATGTGACTACAAGAGAACCTACCAGGTGTGCTCCGATGCTCTTGCCAAGGCAGAATCCGACTATACAACGGCCATCGCCATTACCACAGAGTTGGGATATGACTTCATCTCGCAGCTCTTCCGACAGATAGTGAAGGGCATCGACGACCGCAGGGCGATCCTGCAACAACGCCAAAGTGGGGATCGGCTCGCGGAGACGGTGAACCTTTTCAATCCACAGAAGGCAAACGATGTGCTGGTCAGTCAAACCTTCAATTCATCCCGCCTCAACGCTACCGATCTCGCCCTTATCGAGCAGACAGACCGCGAACTCCGTGCGTCTATGACTCGCCTGCAGCAGCAGGGCCTGCTTGTGCAAGATCTGAACCCGGTCGATTCTTACATGCGGGGGCTCATTCAGGAGTCGGGTGGTAACAACGAAGCGGCCCTCACAGCCTACCTGAAAGCAGTTGATCTCCTGGAACAGGACCGCCGCACGCTCCGCGATGAAGGCGAGCGGGGCAGCTTCCTGGAAGACAAGGTGAAGTACTACGAATATCCCGCCTTCCTCTATCTTCAACGGAAGCAGTACGCGGAGGCGTTCGCGCTGTTTGAGCAGTCACGCACGCGCGTCCTAGCCGACATGCTCGCCAGCCGACCCCTGCGTCTGAGGACGCCGAACGAACGAGTCCTCTTTGCAAAACTCCAGACGCAAAGAGCGACCATTGCTGCTCAGCAGAAGACACTTTTTGATCTGACCAGCGCTGGGGATCGGGAGCAGCACGCCGACCAGATCGTTCGCCTTGAATCAAGCATCTCGCGCGACCAGCAGCAGTATCAAGCTTTGACGCACCGTATCAGCGTGGAGACGCCGAATTTGCAAGAGCTTGCATCCTCTACGCCGGTGACGCTGGATATGGTTCGACAAGCTGCTGCCGCAGGACACTATGACGTTCTTTACTACGTTGTCGAAGACACGTCACTCCTTCTGTGGCACATCAACGGATCAGAGACGCAGGTATTAAATGTGTTTCTGCCGCATGCCCAGCTGGCGCGAAAAGTAAAAGCGTTGCGCGAAAGCGTTAAACCTTCCGGCGACAACCGACCAGCGCCCTTTGACGAGAAGGCAGCTAATGAACTTTACCTATTCCTGATTCAGCCCGCGCTCCCTTACCTCAAGAGCGAGCATCTCCTCATCATTCCGCAGGAGGAACTGGCGACCCTTCCATTTCAGGCCTTGCATAACCCCGAGACTGGAAAGTACCTCGGAGAGACCTTCGAAGTATCGTCGGCTCCAAGCGCCACGATTCTTTCTACCCTAAAGAGCCGAGCGAATATAAAGAGTGGTCGCCTCCTCGCAGTTGCCGACCCGGAGCAGCACAACGCTGCCGAGGAGGTCCGTTCTATCGGAGCGCTGTATCCAGGCCGAAGCAGGGTTGTCGCCCTTCAGCCCGTTACAAAAGCTGAACTGATGCCTTGGATAAACAACTACGATCTGATTCACCTTTCAGTGCACGGCCGCTTCAACGACAAAGATCCCTTGTTGTCCTTCCTGCAGTTCTCTCCGACAGCTTCAGACGATGGTCACCTAAGCGCTGCAGAAATGTTTGGTTTACCCCTGCAGAGAGATAGCCTCGTGGTCCTCAGCGCTTGCGAATCAGGAGTCGTCGAAGAAACTCACTCCAGCGAAGTACTGGGAATGGAGCGGTCGCTCTTATACGCTGGGGCCGGCAGCTTGGTGCTTTCACTTTGGCAAGTGGACGCGGGATCGACACGTATTTGGATGGAAACCTTTTACAGGGAGGCACAGACGAAGCCTCCCGCTACCGCGGCGAAGCTGGCTCTCCTCGCGGTAAAGGCCCGTCCAGAATATAGCCATCCGTTTTTCTGGGCGCCGTTTATGATGACAGGCAAGTAG
- a CDS encoding VOC family protein — translation MKETPKQATLCAVLNSIEAQLFVASVQNSCDFYTSKLGFAVAFTYGNPPFYGQVVRDSAKLNLRLICEPVFASDIRKREGLLSASITIATMSELKHLFLDYQAAGVSFHQILKREPWGARTFVIADPDDNLILFAGPAA, via the coding sequence GTGAAAGAGACACCCAAGCAAGCGACGTTATGTGCAGTTCTCAATTCAATCGAGGCGCAACTGTTTGTTGCGAGCGTCCAGAATTCCTGTGACTTCTATACAAGCAAGCTTGGGTTCGCGGTCGCATTCACCTATGGCAATCCGCCGTTCTACGGCCAAGTAGTGCGAGACTCTGCGAAACTCAATTTACGGCTGATTTGCGAGCCAGTTTTCGCCAGCGACATTCGCAAGCGCGAAGGCTTGCTTTCCGCCTCCATAACCATTGCCACTATGAGCGAGTTGAAACATCTGTTCCTGGATTATCAGGCTGCGGGGGTTTCGTTCCATCAGATACTAAAGAGAGAACCTTGGGGCGCGAGAACCTTTGTTATTGCGGATCCTGACGACAATCTCATTCTCTTCGCGGGACCGGCTGCGTGA
- a CDS encoding helix-turn-helix domain-containing protein, protein MKKCRSLTGGVVSLQPVTPFLLDRKRAAGMLSISLRSTDYLIAKGRLRARRIGGRVLVPIEELRRFASSDRTDSIVPVATAA, encoded by the coding sequence ATGAAGAAGTGCCGAAGTCTTACCGGCGGCGTTGTAAGTTTACAGCCAGTCACACCGTTCCTTTTGGATCGAAAGAGAGCAGCCGGCATGCTGTCGATCAGCCTACGAAGCACTGATTACCTGATCGCTAAAGGTCGGCTACGAGCAAGACGAATTGGGGGACGTGTACTCGTGCCAATCGAGGAGTTGCGCCGGTTCGCCAGTTCAGATCGAACGGATTCTATTGTTCCGGTCGCAACAGCGGCTTGA
- a CDS encoding tyrosine-type recombinase/integrase — protein MLYYVEGQRHREKIGRRSDAITLYQKRKSDARADIKLPETFRLKKVVLFSDLATDAMVYSKAHKKSHRGDLSNLASLLPVFGMIRAQEITHQSIGDYLNSRTDLKPATLNRYRSTMSMIFAEGIRNGHVSVNPARLVRLRKEDNARIRFLSYEEEDLIRKIIVQRCLVHVPDFTIALETGVRLSEQHSIEWTDVFLDRRQIQLDKTKNGSSRTIILTEEAVAALELCSLRRSSKTPRVFLTRHGEAMASPRSWFDLVMKEAIAQDRGLSDVTWHIFRHTYISRLIMSGVDIRTVQELAGHKSISMTMRYAHLSPDHKLKAVDQLSAHRKAQGGNTKN, from the coding sequence GTGCTCTACTACGTTGAGGGGCAACGCCATCGAGAAAAGATCGGCCGTAGGAGCGACGCGATTACCCTATATCAAAAGCGAAAGTCGGATGCGCGGGCGGATATAAAGCTACCAGAAACGTTTCGGTTGAAGAAGGTTGTTCTGTTCTCGGATCTTGCGACCGACGCAATGGTGTACAGCAAGGCACATAAGAAGAGCCATCGGGGTGATCTTTCCAATCTCGCAAGCTTGCTGCCTGTGTTCGGCATGATTAGAGCGCAGGAGATCACGCACCAAAGTATCGGCGATTATCTAAATAGCCGGACCGACCTCAAACCTGCCACATTAAACAGGTATCGGTCGACAATGAGCATGATCTTCGCGGAGGGCATACGCAATGGCCATGTCAGCGTAAATCCTGCTAGATTGGTGCGGCTCCGAAAAGAGGACAACGCTCGTATCAGATTTCTTTCCTATGAAGAGGAAGACCTGATCCGTAAGATCATTGTCCAGAGATGCCTCGTACATGTGCCTGATTTCACAATTGCTTTAGAAACCGGCGTGCGGCTTAGTGAACAGCATTCGATCGAATGGACGGATGTATTTCTTGACCGACGCCAGATTCAACTCGACAAAACAAAGAACGGATCAAGCCGCACTATCATCCTGACTGAAGAGGCAGTTGCTGCTCTTGAGCTTTGTAGTTTGAGACGCAGCTCAAAAACTCCGCGCGTGTTTCTGACGCGGCACGGTGAAGCAATGGCCTCACCTCGTTCTTGGTTCGACTTAGTCATGAAGGAAGCTATTGCGCAAGATCGTGGGCTGTCTGATGTCACTTGGCACATCTTCCGACACACCTACATCAGCCGGCTAATAATGTCAGGAGTGGATATTCGTACTGTCCAGGAACTTGCTGGTCATAAAAGCATCTCAATGACCATGCGTTATGCTCACCTGAGCCCAGATCACAAACTGAAGGCGGTGGATCAACTGTCAGCCCATCGGAAAGCCCAGGGCGGGAATACCAAGAACTGA
- a CDS encoding carboxypeptidase regulatory-like domain-containing protein: MLFSNSALSRFILRQIPVTIALFVCIAFTASLSAATGGSISGTVLDPSGAVVAGATLTLVNTAQMIIYKAVSNAQGLYSFPNLPVAHYDLAVAANGFTSQRRTNLDVDTDAAVRVDTTLAIGDRSDTVTVTTETGVRVETSSTHLGEVVSGDQMVALPLNGRSYTDLLSIQPGVSPVSTLLPNAVIMAGVTGGISPSGDENPGNISINGQRESSNGFMVNGVDVQEHMNGGTSVVPDLDSIEQFRVLTNNFDPEYGNYNGGMVTVVTKSGSNRLHGKAFEFFRNTSLDARGYFDLTRPEFKQNQFGMALGGPIGGPLERLNLFFFIDYQGTRKNQGISTGNISVPTLAERSGNFAGELTKTVSGPYLASLLSQKLGYAITSGEAYSSVFSNGVIPTAAWSAPGTSLLQYIPKPNVNDAQFSSVASAQTNRDDKGSIRLDADTHLGRVSGYYFVDDYTLDNPYPGAQGGASIPGFDALTIGRAQLFSFSDTKVVGANAVNEFNAGYLRYANIIGQPKGGVGVSLASQGFTTGAGTSGIFVQAPQFEGVENVTFPTFVMGVPITNETQVNNTFYLSDGFSRVLGAHTLKVGIQFHEDQVNEHPNATFNGTFNINGTETGSAYADLLLGTPSNYTQSSGQPFYLRNHYLGVYGQDSWRISRDVTLNAGLRWDIIEPWSEKNHQLQTYIAGQKSILFPGAPLGFVVAGDPGVPQTIAPTSFKNPAPRVGLAYAPHAENAFARLLFGDSGKSSIRASYGLFYTSFPGLSAGIMYAVPPFGFNYLSPAPPLLQTPFITAATGFDNGQRFPFPFPSHTVSTSNPDNNVDWSNFTPIAADPFFYYRNRVPYINNYMLSLQREITRNIVLTASYVGNQGHHLLTLVSANVGNPALCLSLPGCVPFGEDGTYTNAAGQIVQGTRVGQGSAYGENTADKSIANSNYNALQTTLRYQHAGSSLLLSYTYGKSIDQGSNLGEQLDPVDARHSRAISAYDIKQDFVATYGVALPFETLFHRSNCLTSDWTLSGTARFASGLPVTLSDNSDNSLLGTLGNGANNFLIDTPQYIPGNLQINKNGRNGRPAFSTASLPEEILGVQGNSKRRMFYGPGINNFDASLQKSIRMHDSKSIDLRFEGFNVFNHSQFFGPAAVDGQVEDPAFGRIVSAASPRLVQLAAKLVF; this comes from the coding sequence GTGCTTTTTTCGAATTCAGCTCTGTCACGTTTTATCCTTCGGCAAATTCCTGTCACCATCGCTCTCTTCGTTTGCATTGCATTCACAGCAAGTCTGTCTGCCGCGACCGGTGGAAGTATTTCAGGCACCGTTCTCGATCCAAGTGGTGCAGTCGTTGCTGGAGCGACCCTCACCTTGGTGAACACCGCTCAAATGATCATCTACAAAGCCGTCTCAAATGCTCAGGGACTCTATTCTTTTCCAAACCTCCCAGTCGCCCACTACGATCTGGCGGTCGCCGCTAACGGCTTCACCTCACAGCGCCGAACCAATCTGGACGTGGACACTGACGCTGCGGTGCGAGTCGATACCACGCTTGCGATCGGCGATCGATCCGATACGGTCACCGTGACGACGGAGACAGGCGTTCGGGTCGAGACCTCGTCCACCCATCTCGGAGAAGTTGTCTCCGGCGACCAAATGGTGGCTCTGCCTCTGAACGGTCGGAGCTATACCGATCTGCTGTCGATTCAACCCGGTGTCTCTCCTGTGTCAACGTTGCTTCCGAATGCCGTCATCATGGCAGGCGTCACTGGTGGGATCTCGCCTTCCGGCGACGAGAATCCGGGGAATATCTCGATCAATGGTCAGCGCGAGTCCTCGAATGGTTTCATGGTGAACGGTGTTGACGTTCAGGAACACATGAACGGCGGAACATCGGTTGTTCCTGATCTCGATTCGATTGAACAGTTTCGCGTGCTCACGAACAACTTCGACCCGGAGTACGGCAACTACAACGGCGGCATGGTGACCGTTGTGACCAAATCAGGCAGCAACCGGCTTCACGGAAAAGCGTTCGAGTTCTTCCGAAATACCTCGCTCGATGCGCGAGGATACTTCGATCTCACCCGGCCTGAGTTCAAGCAGAATCAGTTCGGTATGGCGTTAGGAGGACCCATCGGAGGGCCGCTCGAGCGCCTCAATCTCTTCTTCTTCATCGATTACCAGGGAACACGCAAGAATCAGGGTATTTCTACGGGCAATATCTCTGTCCCGACTCTCGCAGAACGCTCGGGCAACTTTGCTGGCGAGCTAACCAAGACGGTCAGTGGCCCCTACTTAGCATCGCTTCTCTCGCAGAAGCTCGGCTATGCAATCACCTCCGGAGAGGCCTACAGCAGTGTCTTCTCGAACGGAGTTATTCCTACCGCGGCATGGTCCGCACCCGGGACCTCGCTGCTTCAGTACATTCCAAAGCCCAACGTCAATGACGCTCAATTCTCAAGCGTTGCCTCTGCGCAGACGAACCGGGACGATAAGGGATCGATTCGCCTGGACGCAGACACACACTTAGGGCGAGTCTCGGGGTACTACTTCGTGGACGACTACACCCTGGATAACCCCTACCCTGGGGCGCAGGGCGGCGCGTCCATTCCTGGCTTTGACGCCCTTACCATCGGTCGTGCACAACTGTTCTCCTTCTCCGATACCAAGGTTGTGGGAGCGAATGCGGTGAACGAGTTCAACGCGGGCTATCTTCGTTACGCGAACATTATCGGCCAGCCGAAAGGCGGTGTCGGCGTCTCGCTTGCTTCGCAGGGATTCACGACAGGTGCAGGAACATCAGGAATTTTCGTACAGGCTCCACAATTTGAGGGAGTCGAGAACGTCACGTTCCCAACGTTTGTGATGGGTGTTCCCATCACGAATGAGACGCAGGTCAACAACACCTTTTATCTGAGCGATGGATTCTCTCGCGTTCTTGGGGCGCACACCCTGAAGGTCGGTATCCAATTCCACGAAGACCAGGTCAACGAGCATCCGAACGCCACCTTCAATGGAACCTTCAACATCAACGGTACTGAGACCGGATCTGCCTATGCTGATCTGCTCCTTGGCACGCCAAGCAACTATACCCAGTCCTCCGGCCAGCCGTTCTACCTTCGCAATCACTACCTCGGCGTATATGGGCAGGACAGCTGGCGAATCAGCAGGGATGTCACCCTGAACGCCGGTCTGCGCTGGGACATTATCGAGCCGTGGTCTGAGAAGAACCATCAACTCCAGACGTACATCGCTGGGCAGAAGTCCATACTTTTCCCTGGAGCACCCCTGGGCTTTGTCGTGGCAGGAGATCCGGGTGTGCCTCAGACGATTGCGCCGACCAGCTTCAAGAACCCTGCCCCTCGAGTCGGTCTCGCGTACGCTCCCCATGCAGAGAACGCCTTTGCTCGTCTTCTCTTTGGAGATTCCGGCAAGAGCAGCATTCGGGCCAGCTATGGACTCTTTTACACATCCTTTCCCGGATTGTCTGCAGGAATTATGTATGCCGTACCGCCCTTTGGGTTCAACTATCTAAGCCCTGCGCCACCGTTACTGCAGACGCCTTTCATCACGGCCGCCACAGGCTTCGACAACGGGCAGCGCTTCCCATTCCCGTTTCCGTCGCATACCGTGTCGACTTCAAATCCGGATAACAACGTCGACTGGTCGAACTTTACCCCGATTGCTGCCGATCCCTTCTTCTACTACCGGAATCGCGTTCCGTACATCAACAACTACATGCTGTCGCTGCAGCGGGAGATCACGCGCAACATCGTGCTCACGGCGAGCTACGTCGGCAACCAAGGACATCATCTGCTGACGCTTGTTTCTGCCAATGTTGGGAACCCCGCCCTCTGCCTGTCTCTACCGGGATGCGTCCCTTTTGGCGAAGATGGGACCTACACGAATGCGGCCGGACAGATCGTGCAGGGAACTCGGGTCGGACAGGGGTCAGCTTATGGAGAGAATACTGCCGACAAGTCGATTGCCAACTCGAACTACAACGCCCTGCAGACGACGCTGAGGTATCAACATGCGGGTTCCTCTCTCCTGCTCAGCTATACCTATGGAAAATCGATCGACCAGGGTTCGAATCTGGGCGAGCAACTCGATCCTGTCGATGCGCGTCACTCCCGGGCGATCTCGGCTTACGATATCAAGCAAGACTTTGTAGCCACCTACGGTGTAGCTCTTCCATTTGAAACGCTGTTTCATCGCAGCAATTGCTTGACCAGCGACTGGACCCTCTCCGGGACTGCACGATTTGCCAGCGGCCTCCCTGTCACCCTCTCGGACAATTCGGACAACTCGTTGCTTGGAACGCTGGGCAATGGTGCGAACAACTTCCTCATCGACACGCCGCAGTACATCCCGGGCAATCTTCAGATTAACAAGAATGGTCGCAATGGAAGACCAGCGTTCAGCACGGCCAGCTTACCTGAGGAGATCCTCGGCGTGCAGGGGAATTCCAAACGACGGATGTTCTATGGTCCTGGAATCAATAACTTTGACGCCAGTCTCCAGAAGAGCATTCGTATGCACGACTCGAAATCGATCGACCTTCGGTTTGAAGGCTTCAATGTCTTCAATCACTCGCAGTTCTTCGGCCCAGCTGCGGTTGACGGACAAGTGGAAGATCCGGCCTTTGGAAGGATTGTGAGTGCAGCTTCCCCCCGTCTCGTTCAGCTCGCAGCCAAGCTCGTGTTTTAA